The proteins below come from a single Caulobacter flavus genomic window:
- a CDS encoding polyhydroxyalkanoate depolymerase, protein MLYALHEASFYASTPMRLAARAARDFWGSPLNPAANTELGRRLYAGADLFSNVTRRYGKPDWRIDSVRINDVDVRVRPTVVWQSPWARLIQFDRDMSDMRRAGRFDLDPAVLIVAPLSGHYATLLRGTVEAFLPNHAVFIVDWINAREVSVLQGRFDFHDYIDHIRDMLRVLGPRPNVLAVCQPGPPVLAAAALMAEDGDPSRPASMTFMGSPIDARLSPTVTNNLAEEKPFTWFQSNMIYTVPAPYPGMGRRVYPGFVQLASFMSMNADKHQEAHRRYFNSLVEGDGDGADKHLEFYDEYLSVLDLTEEFYLQTIDIVFQRHLLPKGELMHRGRMVRPEAITDIGLMTVEGEKDDISGIGQTQAAHDLCVNIPAELKEDYVQPGVGHYGVFNGRRFREEIYPKVRDFILRTDPNFAGKKA, encoded by the coding sequence CGGCCCGGGACTTCTGGGGCTCGCCGCTGAACCCGGCCGCCAATACCGAACTCGGCCGGCGGCTCTATGCCGGCGCGGACCTGTTCTCCAACGTCACCCGCCGCTACGGCAAGCCCGACTGGCGCATCGACAGCGTCAGGATCAACGACGTCGACGTGCGCGTGCGCCCCACCGTGGTCTGGCAGAGCCCCTGGGCCCGCCTGATCCAGTTCGACCGCGACATGTCGGACATGCGCCGGGCCGGCCGCTTCGACCTCGATCCCGCCGTGCTGATCGTCGCGCCGCTGTCGGGCCACTACGCCACGCTGCTGCGCGGCACGGTCGAGGCCTTCCTGCCCAACCACGCCGTGTTCATCGTCGACTGGATCAATGCGCGCGAGGTCTCGGTCCTGCAGGGCCGCTTCGACTTCCACGACTACATCGACCACATCCGCGACATGCTGCGGGTGCTGGGCCCGCGCCCCAACGTGCTGGCCGTCTGCCAGCCCGGACCGCCGGTGCTGGCCGCCGCCGCCCTGATGGCCGAGGACGGCGACCCGTCGCGCCCCGCCAGCATGACCTTCATGGGCTCGCCGATCGACGCGCGCCTGTCGCCGACCGTGACCAACAACCTGGCGGAGGAGAAGCCCTTCACCTGGTTCCAGTCCAACATGATCTACACCGTGCCCGCGCCCTATCCGGGCATGGGCCGGCGCGTCTATCCGGGCTTCGTGCAGCTGGCCAGCTTCATGAGCATGAACGCCGACAAGCACCAGGAAGCCCACCGTCGCTACTTCAACAGCCTGGTCGAGGGCGACGGCGACGGGGCCGACAAGCACCTGGAGTTCTACGACGAGTACCTGTCGGTGCTGGATCTGACCGAGGAGTTCTATCTCCAGACCATCGACATCGTCTTCCAGCGCCACCTGCTGCCCAAGGGCGAGCTGATGCATCGCGGCCGGATGGTGCGCCCCGAGGCGATCACCGACATCGGCCTGATGACCGTCGAGGGCGAAAAGGACGACATCTCCGGCATCGGCCAGACCCAGGCCGCCCACGACCTGTGCGTCAACATCCCCGCCGAGCTGAAGGAAGACTACGTCCAGCCGGGCGTGGGCCATTACGGGGTGTTCAACGGCCGTCGGTTCCGCGAGGAGATCTATCCCAAGGTTCGCGACTTCATCCTGCGCACCGACCCCAACTTCGCCGGCAAGAAGGCCTAG
- a CDS encoding peroxiredoxin — MAIKVGDTLPAATFMTSTAEGPAPVTSDDLFKGKTVALFAVPGAFTPTCSAKHLPGFKEKAADLKAKGVDTIACVSVNDVFVMKAWGADQGIADEVVLLADGNGDFTRAIGLDFDGSKFGMGSRSQRYSLIAKDGVVTTLNVEEAGEFKVSSADYMLGQL, encoded by the coding sequence ATGGCGATCAAGGTTGGCGACACGCTTCCGGCGGCCACGTTCATGACCAGCACGGCCGAAGGCCCGGCGCCGGTCACTTCCGACGACCTCTTCAAGGGCAAGACCGTCGCCCTCTTCGCCGTCCCCGGCGCATTCACCCCCACCTGCTCGGCCAAGCACCTGCCGGGCTTTAAGGAAAAGGCCGCCGACCTGAAGGCCAAGGGCGTCGACACGATCGCCTGCGTCTCGGTCAACGACGTCTTCGTGATGAAGGCCTGGGGCGCCGACCAGGGCATCGCCGACGAAGTGGTGCTGCTGGCCGACGGCAATGGCGACTTCACCCGCGCCATCGGCCTGGATTTCGACGGCAGCAAGTTCGGCATGGGCTCGCGCTCGCAGCGCTACTCGCTGATCGCCAAGGACGGCGTCGTCACGACCCTGAACGTCGAGGAAGCCGGCGAATTCAAGGTGTCGTCGGCCGACTACATGCTGGGCCAGCTGTAG
- a CDS encoding lipase family protein, whose amino-acid sequence MAVPLKVPTRSERSPALAAAIRSHARTGAPFAAGHEALAALSAWIYRSFHNPSDQATAPPWLADLGLTAPVPAANDRSNGYDAFAFYAPGPAELVVVNRGTDSELDWLLNFKTAVLTDTRTVVAALDYALAAHAALVARGVAVRRVTFTGHSLGGAMAEAQAALFRVAAGLPDHLPIACTGFASAPFAGAIRAVAAARGLGALDAQAIAASRHYIRPNDPIHGTEIAGTRLARVIADDLNLYGVTRQRHGTGPSSFETYTLIGNPIAHDSFLYFHFWNRAGEFHLVRHFKGVFHLWNEAAPERLSLGRSLPPVFA is encoded by the coding sequence GTGGCTGTACCGTTGAAGGTTCCCACGCGTAGCGAGCGCAGCCCCGCCCTGGCGGCCGCCATACGAAGCCATGCCCGCACGGGCGCGCCGTTCGCCGCCGGTCACGAGGCCCTGGCCGCGCTCAGCGCCTGGATCTACCGCTCGTTCCACAACCCCTCCGACCAAGCCACCGCGCCGCCGTGGCTGGCCGACCTGGGCCTGACCGCGCCGGTTCCCGCCGCCAACGACCGGTCCAACGGCTATGACGCCTTCGCCTTCTACGCGCCCGGTCCGGCCGAGCTGGTCGTCGTCAATCGTGGCACCGACAGCGAACTGGACTGGCTGCTGAACTTCAAGACCGCTGTGCTGACCGACACCAGGACGGTCGTCGCCGCCCTCGACTACGCGCTGGCCGCTCATGCCGCCCTGGTCGCGCGCGGGGTGGCCGTACGGCGTGTGACCTTCACCGGCCACTCGCTGGGCGGGGCCATGGCCGAGGCCCAGGCCGCGTTGTTCCGCGTCGCCGCCGGCCTGCCCGATCACCTGCCGATCGCCTGTACGGGCTTCGCCTCGGCGCCGTTCGCCGGCGCCATCCGCGCGGTGGCGGCCGCCCGTGGGCTAGGGGCGCTCGACGCCCAGGCGATCGCCGCCAGTCGCCACTACATCCGACCCAACGATCCGATCCACGGGACCGAGATCGCCGGAACGCGCCTGGCCCGGGTGATCGCCGACGACCTCAATCTCTATGGGGTAACCCGCCAAAGGCACGGGACGGGGCCGTCCAGCTTCGAGACCTACACCCTGATCGGCAATCCGATCGCCCACGACTCCTTCCTGTACTTCCATTTCTGGAACAGGGCGGGAGAGTTTCACCTCGTGCGGCACTTCAAGGGCGTCTTCCACCTGTGGAACGAGGCCGCGCCCGAACGCCTGTCGCTGGGACGCAGCCTGCCGCCGGTGTTCGCCTAG
- a CDS encoding M48 family metallopeptidase, with product MNLFRPQPKAAPKRFADGDRLEIERCAVRLKVDGRARRVSLRVDRAKSEIVAIAPNARRLTEAVAFAHEKAGWMSLQLAALPGRQVIEPGGVLKIWGKAYRLEIGPGRARMTEDALIAPDDANWSLKILRLVKHRALEILTERTAHHAGRLGRPMPSVAVADPKARWGSCRPARPGAPAAIRYSWRLVLAPAAVADYVVAHECAHLIEANHGPRFWALCETLIGDPSPHRAWLRSHAAELHAISA from the coding sequence ATGAACCTCTTCCGCCCGCAGCCGAAAGCCGCTCCCAAACGCTTCGCCGACGGCGACCGGCTGGAGATCGAACGCTGCGCCGTGCGCCTGAAGGTGGACGGCCGGGCCCGCCGCGTGTCGCTGCGGGTCGACCGGGCCAAGTCCGAGATCGTCGCCATTGCCCCCAACGCACGCCGCCTGACCGAGGCGGTGGCCTTCGCCCACGAGAAGGCCGGCTGGATGAGCCTGCAGCTGGCCGCCCTGCCCGGCCGACAGGTGATCGAGCCCGGCGGCGTGCTGAAGATCTGGGGCAAGGCCTACCGGCTCGAGATCGGTCCTGGCCGGGCGCGGATGACCGAAGACGCGCTGATCGCGCCCGACGACGCCAACTGGTCCCTGAAGATCCTGCGGCTGGTCAAGCACCGGGCGCTGGAGATCCTGACCGAGCGGACCGCCCATCACGCCGGACGTCTGGGACGGCCGATGCCGTCGGTGGCGGTGGCCGATCCCAAGGCGCGCTGGGGCTCTTGCCGCCCGGCCAGGCCGGGCGCGCCGGCGGCGATCCGCTACAGCTGGCGGCTGGTGCTGGCGCCGGCGGCCGTGGCCGACTACGTCGTCGCCCACGAATGCGCCCACCTGATCGAGGCCAATCACGGCCCGCGCTTCTGGGCGCTGTGCGAGACCCTGATCGGCGATCCGTCGCCGCACCGGGCCTGGCTGCGGTCGCATGCCGCCGAGCTGCACGCGATCTCGGCCTAG